A genomic region of Chryseobacterium sp. KACC 21268 contains the following coding sequences:
- a CDS encoding aldehyde dehydrogenase family protein, with product MSSISISENLKRLGISTENNGTSTGLEFFSSGKNIESNSPVDGKLIASIKTSDANDYEKVLSKAQEAYKEFRQIPSPKRGDLVRQFGNKLREYKDDLGKLVSYEMGKSLQEGLGEVQEMIDICDFAVGLSRQLHGYTMHSERPGHRMYEQYHPLGIVGVISAFNFPVAVWAWNASLAWICGNVVVWKPSEKTPLCAIACQNIFAEVAKENGLPEGISSLVIADHEIGDTLVNDKRISLVSFTGSTKVGRIVGQNVAKRFGKTILELGGNNAIIITENADINMSIIGAVFGAVGTAGQRCTSTRRLIIHESVYDEVRDRLVKAYGQLKIGNPLDESNHVGPLIDKSAVKQYQDSIEKCKAEGGKFVVEGGVLEGENYTSGCYVKPCIAEVENSYEIVQHETFAPILYLIKYKTLDEAIALQNDVPQGLSSAIMTQNLREAELFLSNGGSDCGIANVNIGTSGAEIGGAFGGEKETGGGRESGSDVWKYYMRRQTNTINYTTSLPLAQGIKFDL from the coding sequence ATGTCCTCAATTTCAATATCAGAAAACCTAAAAAGATTAGGGATTTCAACAGAAAACAACGGAACCTCCACAGGATTGGAATTTTTCTCTTCTGGAAAAAATATAGAGAGCAATTCTCCCGTTGATGGAAAATTGATTGCTTCCATCAAAACTTCTGACGCCAATGACTACGAAAAAGTGTTGTCAAAAGCACAGGAAGCTTACAAAGAATTCAGACAAATTCCTTCTCCGAAACGTGGCGATCTAGTGCGTCAATTTGGAAACAAATTGAGAGAATATAAAGATGACTTAGGAAAACTCGTTTCTTACGAGATGGGAAAATCCCTCCAGGAAGGTCTTGGCGAAGTTCAGGAAATGATCGATATCTGTGATTTTGCAGTTGGATTGTCGCGTCAGCTTCACGGCTACACGATGCATTCCGAAAGACCTGGTCACAGAATGTACGAGCAATATCATCCGCTGGGAATTGTCGGCGTGATCTCAGCATTCAACTTTCCGGTGGCGGTTTGGGCTTGGAACGCTTCTTTGGCGTGGATCTGCGGAAACGTTGTCGTCTGGAAACCATCAGAGAAAACACCACTTTGTGCAATCGCCTGTCAAAATATCTTTGCTGAAGTAGCCAAAGAAAATGGACTTCCGGAAGGAATTTCAAGTTTGGTGATCGCGGACCACGAGATTGGCGATACTTTGGTTAATGACAAAAGAATTTCGCTTGTTTCTTTTACAGGTTCAACTAAAGTTGGAAGAATTGTAGGACAAAATGTGGCAAAACGTTTCGGAAAAACGATTCTGGAATTGGGCGGAAATAATGCGATTATCATCACAGAAAATGCCGACATCAATATGAGTATCATCGGCGCGGTTTTCGGCGCGGTCGGAACGGCTGGACAAAGATGTACTTCTACGAGAAGATTAATCATCCACGAATCTGTTTATGACGAAGTGAGAGACCGTTTGGTAAAAGCGTATGGACAATTGAAAATCGGAAATCCGTTGGACGAATCCAATCACGTTGGTCCATTGATTGACAAATCTGCCGTAAAACAATATCAAGATTCCATCGAAAAATGTAAAGCAGAAGGCGGAAAATTCGTGGTTGAAGGTGGCGTTTTGGAAGGCGAAAATTATACTTCTGGCTGTTACGTCAAACCTTGTATCGCTGAGGTTGAAAATAGTTACGAAATCGTTCAGCACGAAACTTTTGCACCAATTCTTTATTTAATTAAATATAAAACTCTTGACGAAGCAATCGCATTACAAAATGATGTTCCACAAGGATTGAGCTCAGCAATTATGACGCAAAATCTTCGTGAAGCAGAATTATTCCTTTCAAACGGCGGTTCAGATTGTGGCATTGCAAATGTAAATATCGGAACTTCCGGAGCGGAGATCGGTGGCGCTTTCGGTGGAGAAAAAGAAACTGGCGGCGGAAGAGAATCTGGTTCTGATGTTTGGAAATATTATATGAGAAGACAAACCAATACGATCAATTACACGACTAGTTTGCCTTTGGCTCAAGGAATCAAATTCGATTTGTAA
- a CDS encoding bifunctional oligoribonuclease/PAP phosphatase NrnA has translation MFTAKEISEINALLVPGNNIVIVSHHNPDGDAIGSSLGLKHYLKTKDIEATVIVPNDFPKFLKWMPEAKKIVIGEYKRKVAGEAIYNADVIFCLDFNSPSRIGILGDWVTKAKAKKILIDHHQMPEQFDYVYSDTTIPATCQMVYHFIQANNDEKSVNLDIAQCLYTGIMTDTGGFRFRSTSASTHRIVADLIEKGADPAIITSNTWDTNTISRLHLLSLVLSRIELTKDGKVAILWLKRAELKEYGFDKGDTEGFVNYGLSVLGTKMAVFFMEDLYEDFIKISFRSKDAVDTNQFARKHFNGGGHINASGGKYFKSMEETIEDFKEKIEAEDF, from the coding sequence ATGTTTACAGCCAAAGAAATCTCAGAGATCAACGCCCTTCTCGTTCCGGGAAATAATATCGTCATCGTATCACATCACAATCCCGATGGCGACGCGATCGGCTCTTCTCTTGGTCTGAAACATTACCTGAAAACAAAAGACATCGAAGCAACCGTGATCGTTCCCAATGACTTTCCAAAGTTCCTAAAGTGGATGCCGGAAGCGAAGAAGATCGTGATCGGCGAATACAAAAGAAAAGTGGCTGGTGAAGCGATCTACAATGCGGATGTGATCTTCTGTCTTGATTTCAATTCACCGTCGCGAATAGGAATTCTTGGTGATTGGGTAACGAAAGCGAAAGCAAAAAAAATCTTAATTGACCATCATCAGATGCCTGAGCAATTCGATTATGTGTATTCTGACACTACGATCCCTGCGACTTGCCAAATGGTCTATCACTTCATCCAAGCCAACAATGATGAAAAATCTGTGAATCTGGATATTGCACAATGTCTTTACACTGGAATAATGACTGATACAGGCGGTTTCCGTTTCCGTTCAACAAGCGCTAGCACACACAGAATTGTCGCCGATTTGATTGAAAAAGGTGCAGATCCAGCCATCATCACTTCCAACACTTGGGACACAAATACGATTTCCAGGCTTCATCTCCTTTCCCTCGTTCTCAGCAGGATCGAATTGACAAAAGATGGAAAAGTAGCCATCCTTTGGCTGAAACGTGCTGAATTGAAAGAATATGGCTTTGACAAAGGTGATACAGAAGGTTTCGTGAATTATGGTCTTAGCGTTCTCGGAACTAAAATGGCGGTTTTCTTTATGGAAGATCTGTACGAGGATTTTATCAAGATCTCTTTCCGTTCCAAAGATGCTGTGGACACGAATCAGTTTGCGAGAAAGCACTTCAACGGTGGCGGACACATCAATGCTTCTGGTGGGAAATATTTCAAATCTATGGAGGAAACGATTGAGGATTTTAAAGAGAAGATCGAGGCGGAGGATTTTTAA
- a CDS encoding DUF1304 domain-containing protein, giving the protein MEILSKTLIAIVALEHFYILYMEMFAWETLGKKTFKGSLPDELFKPTKGLAANQGLYNGFLSAGLIWCLFICDAIWSKNVAIFFLGCVIVAGIYGALSASKKIFFVQALPAIIALVFVLLR; this is encoded by the coding sequence ATGGAAATTCTATCAAAAACCCTCATCGCAATCGTCGCTCTAGAGCATTTTTACATCCTGTATATGGAAATGTTCGCGTGGGAAACCTTGGGCAAGAAAACCTTCAAAGGTTCGCTTCCGGATGAGCTATTCAAACCAACAAAAGGACTCGCCGCTAACCAAGGCTTGTACAACGGATTTCTCTCCGCCGGACTCATTTGGTGTTTGTTCATTTGCGACGCCATTTGGTCAAAAAATGTGGCGATTTTCTTTCTTGGATGCGTAATTGTAGCCGGAATTTACGGTGCACTTTCGGCTTCGAAAAAAATATTTTTCGTTCAGGCTTTGCCGGCAATCATCGCTTTGGTTTTCGTGCTGTTGAGATAG
- a CDS encoding DoxX family protein produces MRNFNSSKVNDTVLNGLILVIRLFVGISMLTHGLPKLDKLIANDKIEFMNFLGLGSAISLVLVVFAEFLCSVFIMLGFLTRFATIPLMVTMLIAFFVAHGSDSYATKELSLVYFFFYLTIFVLGSGKFSLDWLFSKKEALY; encoded by the coding sequence ATGAGAAATTTTAATTCATCGAAAGTTAATGACACGGTTTTAAACGGATTGATATTGGTAATAAGATTATTCGTGGGAATATCAATGTTGACGCACGGTTTGCCAAAATTGGATAAGCTGATTGCGAATGACAAGATAGAATTTATGAATTTCCTGGGACTGGGATCAGCGATTTCTCTGGTGCTTGTCGTTTTTGCGGAATTTTTGTGTTCCGTTTTCATCATGCTTGGATTTCTCACAAGATTTGCCACAATTCCTTTGATGGTCACAATGCTCATCGCGTTTTTCGTGGCTCACGGTTCAGATTCGTACGCGACCAAAGAATTGAGTTTGGTGTATTTTTTCTTTTACCTGACGATCTTTGTCTTAGGTTCAGGCAAGTTTTCTCTGGATTGGTTATTTTCTAAGAAAGAAGCACTTTACTAA
- a CDS encoding alpha/beta hydrolase — protein MLNYEIEGDGTENLVLLHGFMENLSIWEDLKPHLSEKFKLIKIDLPGFGKSDVIAEVQTMELMAEEVKKLTDHLKLNEFHLLGHSMGGYIALAFAEKHPEDLKSFTLFFSTYFADDEEKKQTRTKGLRIIKENLRAFVNAGVPNLFNPNEHDILESKIKLAKEIAYTSSVDGVLASQKGMIERPDRSKVLENFEGKILILSGKHDSAVNSEKTIKNLPDNTNIKSYVLDCGHNGHWEKPEVCASIINTELLHHLPKKFVL, from the coding sequence ATGCTCAACTACGAAATAGAAGGAGACGGAACGGAAAACCTGGTGTTGCTCCACGGCTTTATGGAAAATCTCTCGATCTGGGAAGATTTGAAACCGCATCTGTCCGAGAAATTCAAATTGATAAAGATCGATTTGCCAGGATTCGGAAAGTCAGATGTAATTGCCGAAGTTCAAACAATGGAATTGATGGCTGAAGAAGTAAAAAAACTCACAGACCATCTGAAATTAAATGAATTCCACCTGCTCGGACATTCGATGGGCGGTTACATTGCATTAGCTTTTGCAGAAAAACATCCTGAGGATTTGAAATCATTCACGCTGTTTTTCTCAACCTATTTTGCAGACGACGAGGAGAAGAAACAGACCCGAACCAAAGGCTTGAGAATCATCAAAGAAAACCTGAGAGCTTTCGTAAACGCCGGCGTTCCCAATCTCTTCAATCCAAACGAGCACGACATTCTGGAATCAAAAATAAAACTTGCGAAGGAAATCGCGTACACATCTTCCGTCGACGGTGTTCTTGCCTCTCAAAAAGGAATGATAGAACGTCCCGACCGCTCCAAGGTCTTAGAAAACTTCGAAGGCAAAATCCTCATTTTATCTGGCAAACACGATTCGGCAGTCAACTCAGAAAAAACCATCAAAAACCTGCCCGATAATACCAACATCAAATCCTACGTTCTGGATTGCGGACACAATGGACATTGGGAAAAACCGGAAGTTTGCGCCTCGATCATCAACACAGAATTGCTTCATCATTTACCAAAAAAATTCGTTCTCTAA
- a CDS encoding biopolymer transporter ExbD, with amino-acid sequence MAEIQIKEQSNGKKTQNKKPIRVDMTPMVDLGFLLITFFMFTTNFSKPNVMDVGFPAKGPHTPTDIDIRNSITFILGKEGKVFYYQAEKKDLNQNSLKEVSFDKAQVAKTIEVAKAKAPKKDIFTVIIKPTDDSHYKTVVDMLDELAITKSERYGISDLNDKEKELYENKIQ; translated from the coding sequence ATGGCCGAAATTCAAATCAAAGAGCAATCTAACGGAAAGAAAACTCAAAACAAAAAACCGATCAGAGTCGATATGACGCCAATGGTGGATCTGGGATTTTTGCTCATCACATTTTTTATGTTCACGACCAATTTCTCAAAACCAAACGTGATGGATGTCGGTTTTCCGGCAAAAGGACCACATACGCCAACTGACATTGACATTAGAAATTCGATTACGTTCATTTTAGGAAAAGAAGGAAAGGTTTTCTATTATCAAGCAGAAAAAAAGGATTTGAACCAAAACAGTTTGAAAGAAGTTTCCTTTGATAAAGCTCAAGTTGCAAAAACTATTGAAGTTGCTAAAGCTAAAGCTCCGAAAAAAGATATTTTCACCGTGATCATAAAACCAACAGACGATTCCCATTACAAGACAGTAGTTGATATGCTGGATGAGTTAGCAATTACAAAATCCGAACGTTACGGGATTTCGGATTTGAACGACAAGGAAAAAGAATTGTACGAGAATAAAATTCAATAA
- a CDS encoding 2,3,4,5-tetrahydropyridine-2,6-dicarboxylate N-succinyltransferase yields MSLQEKIEKAWDNRELLKEEEYQNAVREVVAKLDAGELRTAEPTENGWQINEWVKKGVVMYFPIQTMETIEVGPFEFHDKIPLKKNYAEKGVRVVPHAIARHGSFVASGVILMPSYVNIGAYVDSGTMVDTWATVGSCAQIGKNVHLSGGVGIGGVLEPLQAAPVIIEDDAFIGSRCIVVEGVRVGKEAVLGANVCLTMSTKIIDVTGPEPIETKGYVPERSVVIPGSYTKKFPSGEYQVPCALIIGKRKESTDKKTSLNDALRENNVAV; encoded by the coding sequence ATGTCTTTACAGGAAAAAATCGAAAAAGCTTGGGATAACCGCGAACTTTTGAAAGAAGAAGAATACCAAAATGCAGTAAGAGAAGTTGTTGCAAAACTGGATGCTGGCGAATTGCGTACCGCAGAACCAACAGAAAACGGTTGGCAAATCAACGAATGGGTGAAGAAAGGCGTGGTAATGTATTTCCCAATCCAGACAATGGAAACCATAGAAGTTGGTCCATTCGAATTCCACGATAAAATTCCTTTGAAGAAAAATTACGCAGAAAAAGGTGTTAGAGTAGTACCTCACGCGATTGCAAGACACGGAAGTTTCGTAGCTAGTGGTGTAATTTTGATGCCATCTTACGTTAACATCGGTGCTTATGTAGATTCTGGAACTATGGTCGATACTTGGGCAACGGTTGGAAGTTGTGCACAGATAGGTAAGAATGTTCACCTAAGTGGTGGTGTAGGAATCGGTGGTGTTTTGGAGCCATTGCAGGCGGCGCCTGTCATTATCGAGGATGATGCCTTTATCGGATCTAGATGTATCGTGGTAGAAGGTGTTCGCGTAGGCAAAGAAGCTGTTCTTGGAGCTAATGTTTGTTTGACAATGTCCACCAAAATTATAGATGTTACAGGCCCAGAACCAATCGAAACGAAAGGTTACGTTCCAGAACGTTCCGTAGTAATTCCTGGAAGTTACACCAAGAAATTTCCATCAGGTGAGTACCAAGTACCTTGTGCCTTGATCATCGGGAAAAGAAAAGAATCTACAGACAAAAAAACCTCTCTGAATGACGCTTTGAGAGAAAATAATGTAGCAGTTTAA
- a CDS encoding GLPGLI family protein, which translates to MKTSFVSQGYRNFPSPKEEWKLQQLVIKDLKSQTTTIEYEFFDKVYLTKYDYKPKWTIKEIKSKIFGYNVQKAETDFGGRKWIAWFTNEIPINDGPYKFFGLPGLILKISDSDDNFIFEIKGLTKEQSNIEKRNAYTAKVNLSPKQWDIFWEKYQKEPSMIFSNLNDPKATFSYVYNGKNVDSREAKESYDKSEKAKIDWFKNPIDLKSCE; encoded by the coding sequence TTGAAAACCTCATTCGTCTCGCAGGGTTACAGAAATTTCCCAAGTCCAAAAGAAGAATGGAAATTACAACAACTTGTCATCAAAGATCTGAAATCTCAGACTACTACAATAGAATATGAATTCTTCGACAAGGTTTACCTTACAAAATATGACTATAAACCGAAGTGGACCATCAAAGAGATCAAAAGTAAAATCTTTGGTTACAATGTACAAAAAGCAGAAACCGACTTTGGTGGAAGAAAGTGGATCGCGTGGTTTACCAACGAAATCCCGATCAATGATGGTCCGTACAAGTTTTTCGGATTGCCTGGACTGATACTGAAGATCAGTGATTCTGACGATAATTTTATTTTTGAGATCAAAGGTCTGACAAAGGAACAAAGCAACATCGAAAAACGCAACGCCTACACTGCAAAAGTAAACCTGTCGCCAAAACAATGGGATATTTTCTGGGAAAAATATCAAAAAGAACCTTCAATGATCTTTTCCAATCTGAATGACCCGAAAGCCACTTTCAGTTATGTTTACAATGGGAAAAATGTAGATTCCAGGGAAGCAAAAGAATCCTATGACAAGTCGGAGAAAGCAAAAATTGATTGGTTCAAAAACCCGATTGATTTGAAAAGTTGCGAGTAA
- a CDS encoding DUF2007 domain-containing protein — MDATTRVSVYESSSPQEIQLMKSKLEDAGIKCDVENSYLSFLSTPTATNTFIKVDLKDEKKAFEIIDEYLKSNQN; from the coding sequence ATGGATGCAACAACCAGAGTCTCTGTTTACGAAAGCAGTAGCCCACAGGAGATCCAGCTGATGAAGTCTAAGCTGGAAGATGCAGGAATAAAATGTGATGTTGAGAACTCTTATCTTAGTTTTCTTTCGACTCCCACTGCAACCAACACTTTTATTAAAGTTGATCTGAAAGACGAGAAAAAAGCGTTTGAGATCATCGACGAGTATTTAAAATCAAACCAAAATTGA
- the era gene encoding GTPase Era: MHKAGFVNIVGKPNAGKSTLLNQLMGEKLAIVTQKAQTTRHRIFGIYNEEDLQIVFSDTPGVLDPKYGLQEKMMDVVKDSLQDADVFLFIVDVTDKAEQSEFLIDKLNKIPVPVLLLLNKIDQTNQEALEKIATDWHEKIPKAEILPISALNSFNTHVILPKLKEMLPENPPYYDKEMYTDRPERFFVNEAIREKILLNYEKEIPYAVEVVTEQFKEKEGAIVIDSIIYVERDTQKGIIIGHKGEMIKKVGTEARIDLEKFFNKKIHLSLFVKVKKDWRKNDRDLKNFGYR, translated from the coding sequence ATGCACAAAGCAGGATTCGTAAACATCGTTGGGAAACCTAACGCCGGAAAATCAACCCTTCTCAATCAATTGATGGGAGAGAAACTGGCAATCGTGACCCAAAAAGCACAAACCACAAGGCACAGGATCTTCGGGATCTATAATGAAGAAGACCTTCAAATCGTTTTTTCTGATACGCCAGGCGTTCTGGACCCGAAATACGGTTTGCAGGAAAAAATGATGGATGTTGTGAAAGATTCTTTACAGGATGCAGATGTTTTTCTTTTCATTGTAGATGTGACGGACAAAGCGGAACAATCAGAATTTTTGATTGATAAATTGAACAAAATTCCAGTTCCTGTTCTATTATTATTAAACAAGATCGACCAGACCAATCAGGAAGCGCTGGAGAAAATAGCGACCGATTGGCACGAGAAAATCCCTAAAGCTGAGATCCTTCCAATTTCTGCTTTAAACTCTTTCAACACACACGTGATCCTTCCGAAACTGAAAGAGATGTTACCGGAAAATCCACCTTACTACGACAAGGAAATGTACACGGACAGACCAGAGCGTTTCTTCGTCAATGAAGCAATACGTGAGAAGATCTTGTTGAATTATGAGAAAGAGATTCCGTACGCTGTAGAAGTGGTGACGGAACAATTCAAGGAAAAAGAAGGTGCGATCGTTATTGATTCTATCATCTACGTGGAGCGTGATACGCAGAAAGGAATCATCATTGGCCACAAAGGTGAGATGATCAAAAAAGTGGGTACAGAAGCGCGTATCGACCTGGAAAAATTCTTTAATAAAAAAATACATCTCAGCCTTTTCGTAAAAGTCAAAAAAGACTGGCGAAAAAATGACAGAGATCTCAAAAACTTCGGTTACCGTTAA
- a CDS encoding C40 family peptidase, translated as MKRSVLVILFSIILVSCGASKSTKKYSYKRPSTTKSTTIKKLSSTYSGNVSGTRASILSDAENYLGTPYKYAGNTKAGFDCSGLVCKVFDENKIQMPRRSQDQGKSGSSINISEAKPGDLLFFATAGGSSVTHVGIVHDILNSGEVTFIHASTSKGVIISSLNEAYWNKAFLFARSVL; from the coding sequence ATGAAAAGATCTGTACTGGTAATTCTATTTTCAATAATTCTGGTGTCTTGTGGTGCTTCAAAATCTACTAAAAAATATTCCTACAAAAGACCTTCGACTACCAAATCTACCACTATAAAAAAACTAAGTTCTACGTACTCCGGCAATGTGTCCGGCACCAGAGCTTCCATTCTGAGCGACGCCGAAAATTATCTTGGGACACCTTACAAGTACGCTGGGAATACAAAAGCCGGCTTTGACTGTTCAGGATTAGTTTGTAAAGTTTTTGATGAGAATAAGATCCAAATGCCAAGACGTTCTCAAGATCAAGGGAAATCTGGCTCTTCCATTAATATTTCCGAGGCAAAACCAGGTGACCTTTTGTTTTTTGCAACAGCTGGCGGATCATCCGTAACGCACGTTGGAATTGTTCACGATATTCTGAACAGTGGCGAAGTGACCTTTATTCACGCTTCAACATCCAAAGGTGTTATTATTTCTTCCTTGAATGAAGCTTACTGGAACAAAGCTTTCCTTTTTGCGAGAAGTGTGCTTTAG
- a CDS encoding T9SS type A sorting domain-containing protein: MKKTLFFIFATNLFFAQNLELINTNWQVTKVVGELSPTDQLPPPMPYQQITDFGTNPSRISLSFFNTVSADVTYSGQNAFTVNSKACTLADYWGDNGQVNQFFGSLCNFFIKDSNYYYTIENNGTEKTLKIGNAIFQEVHFKSITLGTKDNELSKVVLGPNPVKDILNVSNSDVITSVKIYDSSGKVIYDKLVEKSKTVNIDVKSFKTGIYFIQLNGEEIYKVIKQ; encoded by the coding sequence ATGAAAAAAACTCTATTTTTTATTTTTGCTACCAATTTATTTTTTGCGCAAAACTTAGAATTAATCAACACAAACTGGCAGGTGACCAAAGTTGTTGGCGAATTGTCTCCTACTGATCAGCTTCCTCCACCAATGCCTTATCAGCAAATTACAGATTTTGGTACAAATCCTTCAAGAATCAGTCTGTCCTTTTTTAACACTGTCTCAGCAGATGTAACTTATAGTGGGCAAAATGCTTTCACGGTGAACAGTAAAGCCTGTACTTTGGCCGATTACTGGGGAGATAATGGTCAGGTTAACCAGTTTTTTGGATCTTTGTGTAATTTCTTTATAAAAGACTCCAATTATTATTACACAATCGAAAATAATGGCACTGAAAAAACTTTAAAAATTGGTAATGCAATATTCCAGGAGGTTCATTTTAAATCTATTACGTTAGGCACAAAAGACAATGAATTATCTAAAGTTGTTCTTGGTCCTAATCCTGTGAAAGACATTTTAAATGTATCAAATTCCGATGTTATAACCTCAGTGAAAATTTATGATTCATCAGGAAAAGTAATATATGACAAGCTGGTAGAAAAGTCGAAAACTGTAAATATCGACGTGAAAAGCTTTAAAACAGGTATCTATTTTATTCAGTTAAATGGTGAGGAAATTTATAAGGTCATTAAACAATAA
- the lat gene encoding L-lysine 6-transaminase has product MIITTENKVKETLGKHILADGFDFVMDFKKSHGSYIVDRLTGKEYLDMFSMFASASVGYNHPYILEKANWLGKMAIYKPTLSDVYLQEYADFMDVFSRVAIPKELPYCFFVEGGALAVENALKTAFDWKTRKNWLKDIDKEASLVIHFKQSFHGRSGYTLSLTNTSDPRKHQYFPKFEWPRITNPKLNFPITEENLEETIKHEQMALLNIQEAILANPDEVACIIIEPIQAEGGDNHFRNEFFAELRRICDENEILLILDEVQTGIGMTGKMWAYEDLGIIPDVISFGKKTQVCGILANKEKLDEVEHHVFVESSRINSTFGGNFIDMLRFQLVLEIIENENLVENSKVVGEFLLEGLLKLEQKFPEHIFASRGKGLMCAFDLKDHDTRNWLREKLYDEGIIVLTCGDQSIRFRPHLNVTKEEIQIVLDKINSIFENLI; this is encoded by the coding sequence ATGATAATAACGACAGAAAATAAAGTAAAAGAAACCCTAGGCAAACATATCCTTGCAGACGGTTTCGATTTTGTAATGGATTTCAAAAAGTCCCACGGTTCCTACATTGTGGACCGTTTGACAGGCAAAGAATATCTCGATATGTTCTCTATGTTTGCGTCGGCTTCCGTTGGTTATAACCATCCTTACATTTTGGAAAAAGCCAATTGGTTGGGAAAAATGGCAATTTACAAACCAACTTTGAGCGATGTCTATCTTCAGGAATATGCAGATTTTATGGACGTTTTCTCGAGAGTGGCGATTCCTAAAGAGTTACCTTATTGCTTTTTCGTGGAAGGTGGCGCTTTGGCTGTTGAAAACGCTTTGAAAACAGCTTTCGACTGGAAGACCAGAAAGAACTGGCTAAAAGATATTGACAAGGAGGCAAGTTTGGTCATTCATTTCAAACAGTCTTTCCACGGCAGAAGTGGTTACACATTGTCATTGACAAATACTTCGGACCCAAGAAAACACCAATATTTCCCAAAATTCGAGTGGCCAAGAATCACCAATCCAAAACTGAATTTCCCGATTACGGAAGAGAATCTTGAGGAAACCATCAAGCACGAACAAATGGCTTTGCTTAATATCCAGGAAGCGATTTTGGCAAATCCGGATGAGGTGGCTTGTATCATTATTGAGCCGATCCAGGCAGAAGGTGGCGACAACCATTTCAGAAACGAATTCTTCGCCGAACTGAGAAGGATCTGTGACGAAAACGAAATCCTTTTGATCCTCGACGAAGTTCAAACCGGAATCGGAATGACGGGGAAAATGTGGGCTTACGAAGATCTGGGAATTATTCCAGACGTCATTTCTTTCGGTAAGAAGACGCAGGTTTGCGGAATCTTGGCCAACAAAGAAAAACTTGACGAAGTAGAACATCACGTTTTTGTAGAAAGTTCCAGAATCAATTCTACTTTCGGTGGAAACTTTATCGATATGCTTCGTTTTCAATTGGTTTTAGAAATTATTGAAAATGAAAATTTGGTGGAGAATTCCAAAGTGGTAGGAGAATTTCTATTAGAAGGATTATTAAAATTAGAACAAAAATTCCCAGAACATATCTTTGCATCGAGAGGAAAAGGCTTGATGTGTGCTTTTGATCTGAAAGACCACGACACCAGAAACTGGCTGAGAGAAAAGCTTTATGATGAAGGAATCATCGTGTTGACCTGCGGTGATCAGTCCATTAGATTCCGTCCACATCTTAATGTAACAAAAGAAGAAATTCAGATTGTTTTAGATAAGATTAATTCAATATTTGAGAATTTAATATAA